The following proteins are co-located in the Silene latifolia isolate original U9 population chromosome 1, ASM4854445v1, whole genome shotgun sequence genome:
- the LOC141657564 gene encoding uncharacterized protein LOC141657564, protein MGIHMIRKGDAIGELTIEPDLYDYIKKKQELDPKIQEWKSRVESGTVSRFSIHTNGSVRFDGRWCVLSDADLKRLNMTEAHCTPYSVHPGGDKLYKDLKKTFWWPNMKKDVAEFVAKYLTYQRVKGEERRPQGKIQSLEVPEWK, encoded by the coding sequence atggggattcATATGATACGAAAAGGGGATGCCATCGGGGAATTGACGATCGAACCGGACTTGTATGATTATATAAAGAAGAAACAAGAACTTGATCcaaagattcaagagtggaaatcaagggtagagagtggcacAGTTTCGAGGTTTTCCATCCACACAAATGGGAGTGTTcgctttgatgggagatggtgtgttcttaGTGATGCGGATTTAAAAAGGCTGAacatgacggaggctcattgcactccttattcagttcacccgggggGTGATAAGCTTTATAAGGACctaaagaaaacgttttggtggcctaatatgaagaaggaTGTGGCCGAGTTTGTGGCTAAGTATTTAACATACCAAAGAGTAAAGGGCGAGGAACgtagaccacaaggtaagattcagtcacttgaggtgccAGAGTGGAAATGA